Proteins encoded in a region of the Oscillospiraceae bacterium genome:
- a CDS encoding sigma-70 family RNA polymerase sigma factor, giving the protein MHSNELIECVRQAVIKYSDNLRRLAFTYVKSVHSAEDIVQDVFLTYLQKAPDFDSAEHEKAWLLRVTINKSRNVIKTGWYRSRLKLTEERGYLLPEQSEVLEAVLSLAEKYRLPIHLYYYEGYSIEEIAKLLDTNPATVGTRLARARGLLRQSLGGFEDEA; this is encoded by the coding sequence ATGCATTCAAACGAGCTCATTGAATGCGTCAGGCAGGCGGTGATCAAATACTCCGACAATCTGCGGCGGCTGGCGTTTACTTATGTCAAATCGGTGCATAGTGCCGAGGACATCGTGCAGGACGTCTTTTTGACTTACTTACAAAAAGCGCCCGATTTCGATAGCGCTGAGCACGAAAAGGCCTGGCTGCTTCGGGTGACGATCAACAAAAGCCGGAATGTTATAAAAACCGGTTGGTATCGCAGCCGGTTAAAATTGACAGAAGAACGTGGTTATTTACTCCCGGAACAGAGTGAAGTGCTTGAGGCCGTATTGTCGCTTGCGGAAAAATATCGTCTCCCCATCCACCTGTATTACTACGAGGGCTATTCGATTGAAGAGATCGCAAAGCTGCTCGATACCAACCCTGCGACGGTCGGCACACGGCTGGCACGCGCAAGGGGTTTATTGAGACAATCACTGGGAGGGTTTGAAGATGAAGCGTAA